In one Candidatus Zixiibacteriota bacterium genomic region, the following are encoded:
- the panB gene encoding 3-methyl-2-oxobutanoate hydroxymethyltransferase produces the protein MSSTRETKKVTIQTIIGMKAKGEKIAVLTAYDFFTAQLIDKAGIDIVLVGDSASNVIHGHDSTLPISMDIMVAHTAAVARGTKRALVVADMPFMSFQPSIQTAIENAGRFLKEGGAEAVKIEGGTEMVPTVKRVIECGIPVMGHIGLTPQSIHRFGGPKVQGRHEKSRAYLMESALALQEAGCFSMVLELMEAKIAGEITDALDTMATIGIGAGVNCDGQVLVINDMLGLRPEGFKPKFLREYANLPPIIAEAVEKYIDDVRRSKYPGEDESY, from the coding sequence ATGTCTTCCACACGAGAAACAAAAAAAGTTACCATACAGACTATCATTGGGATGAAAGCCAAGGGCGAGAAAATCGCCGTCTTGACCGCCTATGACTTCTTCACCGCCCAATTGATCGACAAAGCCGGGATCGACATAGTCCTGGTCGGCGATTCCGCCAGCAACGTAATCCATGGTCATGATTCCACCCTGCCTATCTCCATGGACATCATGGTGGCGCATACGGCCGCCGTCGCTCGGGGTACGAAGCGGGCGCTGGTGGTGGCCGATATGCCGTTTATGTCGTTTCAACCCTCTATTCAGACTGCCATCGAAAACGCCGGACGCTTTCTAAAGGAAGGGGGCGCCGAGGCGGTGAAGATCGAAGGGGGCACGGAGATGGTCCCGACAGTTAAAAGAGTGATCGAGTGCGGCATACCGGTCATGGGACACATCGGGCTCACGCCGCAGTCTATTCACAGATTCGGCGGCCCGAAAGTCCAGGGCAGGCACGAAAAATCCCGCGCCTACCTCATGGAGTCCGCCCTTGCTCTACAGGAAGCCGGTTGTTTTTCAATGGTTCTGGAGCTCATGGAGGCCAAAATCGCGGGTGAAATCACCGACGCTCTGGATACGATGGCTACGATCGGAATCGGAGCCGGCGTTAACTGTGATGGTCAGGTGCTGGTAATCAATGACATGCTCGGCCTTCGCCCCGAAGGTTTCAAGCCCAAATTTCTCCGTGAATATGCCAATCTTCCTCCGATCATAGCTGAGGCCGTCGAGAAGTACATCGATGACGTCCGCAGGAGCAAATACCCCGGTGAGGATGAATCGTACTGA
- a CDS encoding deoxynucleoside kinase, which yields MSPETYEPRYIAVEGVIGVGKTTFARMLAERIDAELLNEEVFENPFLVDFYKNRKRYAFSAQLYFLISRFQQQQQLMVRDLFAQRIVADYLFAKDSIFASVTLSDRELTLYNKIAPVLSADIPRPDLVIYLQASTAILMKRVQKRNFSFEKSIDSDYLEVLNKAYDYFFFNYTETPLLVVKTDEIDFVNTPEHFDDLIGQIQKPISGKKYYSPAGDLAGR from the coding sequence ATGTCGCCAGAGACATATGAACCAAGATATATAGCCGTCGAGGGCGTGATAGGTGTCGGCAAGACGACCTTCGCGCGCATGCTGGCTGAACGCATTGACGCGGAACTTCTCAACGAGGAAGTGTTCGAGAATCCCTTCCTTGTCGATTTCTACAAGAATCGAAAGCGGTATGCTTTCTCGGCCCAGCTCTATTTCCTGATATCCAGATTCCAGCAGCAGCAGCAGCTCATGGTGCGCGACCTCTTTGCCCAGCGCATCGTGGCTGATTATCTGTTCGCCAAAGATTCTATCTTCGCCTCGGTCACTCTCTCCGATCGCGAGCTCACGCTTTATAATAAAATCGCGCCGGTTCTCTCGGCTGATATCCCTCGACCGGATCTGGTGATCTACCTGCAGGCCTCTACTGCCATTCTCATGAAAAGGGTTCAAAAGCGCAATTTCAGTTTCGAAAAGTCCATAGACTCCGACTACCTCGAGGTGCTCAACAAGGCGTATGATTACTTCTTCTTCAATTACACCGAAACACCTCTGCTGGTGGTCAAAACCGATGAAATAGATTTTGTCAATACGCCGGAGCATTTTGATGATTTGATAGGGCAGATCCAGAAACCGATTTCCGGTAAAAAGTACTACTCCCCCGCCGGGGATCTGGCCGGGAGATGA
- the folK gene encoding 2-amino-4-hydroxy-6-hydroxymethyldihydropteridine diphosphokinase, producing the protein MAETVYILMGSNIGDREKNLQMALAKLELVSGLEIVATSAIYVTEAKEMEGENPSFMNQVVMADYQYRPQGLLNELELIEKSMGRTGKGQKLPRTIDLDILLFGEQIVETATLSIPHRELLKRPFAMLPLLQITPDLIHPVTKTPIADFVSEQDEQEVILYKDHVARDI; encoded by the coding sequence ATGGCAGAAACAGTTTACATCTTGATGGGCTCCAACATCGGGGACCGCGAAAAAAACCTTCAGATGGCCCTCGCAAAGCTGGAACTCGTGTCCGGTCTCGAAATAGTGGCTACCTCGGCCATTTATGTTACCGAGGCGAAAGAAATGGAAGGCGAAAATCCGTCTTTCATGAACCAGGTGGTGATGGCCGATTATCAGTACCGTCCCCAGGGGCTGCTGAACGAACTCGAGTTGATAGAAAAGAGCATGGGGCGCACCGGCAAAGGTCAGAAACTGCCCCGCACGATTGACCTGGACATTCTGCTGTTTGGAGAACAGATTGTCGAGACAGCAACGCTGTCGATACCGCACCGGGAACTGCTGAAACGGCCTTTTGCCATGTTGCCGCTTTTGCAGATCACGCCGGACCTGATACACCCGGTAACCAAAACACCAATTGCTGACTTTGTCAGCGAACAGGATGAACAGGAAGTTATCCTGTATAAGGATCATGTCGCCAGAGACATATGA
- the folB gene encoding dihydroneopterin aldolase: MKDIIRLSGLSFYGYHGATAAEKETGRVFEVDCELEVDLAEAGRSDHLSDTIDYRQAYDVIKETVEGRAYSLLEGLATSLATKLLESFPAYRVTLRVRKMNPPIPGQIKSIEVELTRYQEDTSKLMDKNQQ, encoded by the coding sequence ATGAAGGACATCATACGACTCAGCGGCCTATCGTTCTACGGCTATCATGGAGCCACCGCGGCGGAAAAGGAGACCGGACGGGTTTTCGAGGTCGATTGTGAACTCGAGGTCGATCTGGCGGAGGCTGGACGTTCCGACCATTTGTCCGATACTATTGATTATAGGCAGGCTTATGACGTAATTAAGGAAACGGTGGAAGGAAGAGCGTATTCGTTGCTGGAAGGCCTGGCGACAAGCCTGGCGACGAAACTGCTTGAGAGCTTCCCGGCTTACCGGGTCACCTTGAGAGTCCGGAAAATGAATCCTCCGATTCCCGGGCAGATTAAATCGATCGAAGTGGAATTGACCCGGTATCAGGAGGATACGTCGAAGCTGATGGACAAAAATCAGCAGTAG